From a region of the Azospirillum formosense genome:
- a CDS encoding amino acid ABC transporter ATP-binding protein has product MTQTAGAARSFPQGEPIIQCQGVHKWYGEFHVLKNIDLSVAKGERIVICGPSGSGKSTMIRCLNRLEEHQKGSIVVDGIELTGNLKNIELVRREVGMVFQHFNLFPHLTVLENCTLAPIWVRKKPKAEAEEMAMRYLKRVRIAEQAHKYPGQLSGGQQQRVAIARSLCMSPKVMLFDEPTSALDPEMVKEVLDVMIGLAEDGMTMLCVTHEMGFAKSVADRVIFMDRGEIVEQNTPNEFFNHPQSDRTKLFLSQILNH; this is encoded by the coding sequence ATGACCCAAACCGCCGGCGCCGCGCGCAGCTTCCCCCAGGGGGAGCCGATCATCCAGTGCCAGGGCGTGCACAAGTGGTACGGCGAGTTCCACGTCCTGAAGAACATCGACCTGTCGGTCGCCAAGGGAGAGCGGATCGTCATCTGCGGCCCCTCGGGCTCCGGCAAGTCGACCATGATCCGCTGCCTGAACCGGCTTGAGGAGCACCAGAAGGGCTCCATCGTCGTCGACGGCATCGAGCTGACCGGCAACCTGAAGAACATCGAGCTGGTCCGCCGCGAAGTCGGCATGGTGTTCCAGCACTTCAACCTGTTCCCGCACCTGACCGTGCTGGAGAATTGCACGCTCGCCCCCATATGGGTCCGCAAGAAGCCGAAGGCCGAGGCGGAGGAGATGGCGATGCGCTACCTGAAGCGGGTGCGCATCGCCGAGCAGGCGCACAAGTACCCCGGCCAGCTCTCCGGCGGGCAGCAGCAGCGCGTCGCCATTGCCCGCTCGCTGTGCATGAGCCCGAAGGTCATGCTGTTCGACGAGCCGACCTCGGCGCTCGACCCCGAGATGGTCAAGGAGGTGCTGGACGTCATGATCGGTCTGGCCGAGGACGGCATGACCATGCTCTGCGTGACGCACGAGATGGGCTTCGCCAAGTCGGTCGCCGACCGCGTCATCTTCATGGACCGCGGCGAGATCGTCGAGCAGAACACGCCCAACGAGTTCTTCAACCACCCGCAGTCGGACCGGACGAAGCTGTTCCTCAGCCAGATCCTGAACCACTGA
- a CDS encoding DUF192 domain-containing protein, with protein sequence MGAAILLSALPATALESFARSSLTVETAGGGKYRFDIELAETPAQQAQGLMFREKMAADAGMLFIYDRPQPASFWMKNTLIPLDMIFIGADGRIVNIHANAVPQSLDAVNSAGPVKGILEINGGMSARLGIRPGDRVVHATFGTAK encoded by the coding sequence ATGGGGGCCGCTATTCTGCTGTCGGCCTTGCCGGCGACGGCGCTGGAGAGCTTCGCCCGCTCCTCCCTGACCGTCGAGACGGCGGGCGGCGGCAAGTACCGCTTCGACATCGAGCTGGCGGAAACCCCGGCGCAGCAGGCGCAGGGGCTGATGTTCCGCGAGAAGATGGCCGCGGACGCCGGCATGTTGTTCATCTACGACCGTCCGCAGCCGGCCAGCTTCTGGATGAAGAACACGCTGATCCCGCTCGACATGATCTTCATCGGGGCCGACGGCCGCATCGTGAACATCCACGCCAACGCCGTGCCGCAATCGCTGGACGCGGTGAATTCGGCCGGCCCGGTGAAGGGAATCCTTGAGATCAACGGCGGCATGAGCGCGCGGCTGGGAATCCGGCCGGGTGATCGCGTGGTGCACGCGACGTTCGGCACCGCGAAGTGA
- a CDS encoding acetoin utilization protein AcuC, giving the protein MPTESPPDFPPDFPARPLFLGSEIYRGSSYGAKHPLAIPRVSTAIDLSRAMGWLPDAVYRDSPMATPGELARFHAPDYIAALHRAEADQRVDAATGERYNLGRLENPIFPEMYRRPAISTGAAILAGRLLAEAPAGIVYSPASGTHHARPGRASGFCYLNAPVLGILALLDSGIDRVLYVDLDAHHGDGVEEAFADDDRVLTLSVHEDGRWPFTGKAEDRPGAMAVNLPVPPEFNDTEMDYLLETAILPVGRAFRPQALVIQTGADALAEDPLSRLELSNGALWRAVRALMGLAPRLMVVGGGGYNPWSVGRCWAGIWAVLNGIDPAVPPTPQAEGVLRELTWSRAAGRNPPEHWFTTLADAPRPGPLRDEVRRVAAAAITKMVRTG; this is encoded by the coding sequence ATGCCGACCGAATCGCCACCCGACTTTCCGCCCGACTTCCCCGCCCGCCCGCTGTTCCTCGGCAGCGAGATCTACAGGGGGTCCAGCTACGGCGCGAAGCACCCGCTGGCCATCCCGCGGGTGTCCACCGCCATCGACCTCAGCCGCGCCATGGGCTGGTTGCCCGACGCGGTCTACCGCGACAGCCCGATGGCGACGCCGGGGGAACTGGCCCGCTTCCACGCCCCGGACTACATCGCCGCCCTGCACCGCGCCGAGGCCGACCAGCGCGTGGACGCCGCGACGGGGGAGCGCTACAACCTCGGCCGGTTGGAGAATCCCATCTTTCCGGAGATGTACCGCCGTCCCGCCATCAGCACCGGCGCCGCCATCCTGGCCGGGCGCCTGCTGGCGGAGGCGCCCGCCGGCATCGTCTACAGCCCGGCCAGCGGCACCCATCACGCCCGTCCGGGACGGGCCAGCGGCTTCTGCTATCTCAACGCCCCGGTGCTGGGCATCCTGGCCCTGCTCGATTCCGGGATCGACCGGGTGCTCTATGTGGATCTCGACGCCCACCATGGCGACGGGGTGGAGGAAGCCTTCGCCGATGATGACCGCGTGCTGACCTTGTCGGTCCATGAGGACGGGCGCTGGCCCTTCACCGGCAAGGCGGAGGACCGCCCCGGCGCGATGGCCGTCAACCTGCCGGTTCCTCCGGAGTTCAACGACACCGAGATGGATTACCTGCTGGAGACGGCGATCCTGCCGGTGGGGCGGGCGTTCCGCCCCCAGGCGCTGGTCATCCAGACCGGGGCCGACGCGCTCGCCGAAGACCCGCTGAGCCGGCTGGAGCTGTCGAACGGCGCGCTGTGGCGGGCGGTCCGGGCGCTGATGGGACTGGCGCCGCGCCTGATGGTCGTCGGAGGCGGCGGCTACAACCCCTGGTCCGTCGGGCGCTGCTGGGCGGGAATTTGGGCGGTGCTGAACGGCATCGACCCGGCGGTGCCGCCGACGCCGCAGGCGGAGGGCGTGCTGCGGGAGCTGACCTGGTCGCGCGCCGCCGGGCGCAACCCGCCGGAGCATTGGTTCACCACCCTGGCCGACGCGCCGCGCCCCGGCCCGCTGCGCGACGAGGTGCGGCGCGTTGCCGCTGCGGCAATCACGAAGATGGTCCGAACCGGATAA
- a CDS encoding histidinol-phosphate transaminase, translating to MLFAAAHNGACLMELLSPRPGIGQIKPYRPARPPEDGGAWVDLSLTVNPLGPGKKALTAYRHMAAQIHRYPDWSQDRLRHAIARRYDLDAGHITCANGSDEMIHLVTQAFAGPGDEVLCHEHGYRGFMKAIRAAGATPVIAAERDLVVDVEAMIDRANEKTKLCFLANPNNPTGTYIPSEMVLRLRAGLPSHTLLVLDSAYADYCRRDNYSDGTEIVENSDNVLMVRTFSKLHGLAGLRVGWAYGPAGVIEAVNQTRGPFNVGIAAQAAAEAAVGDTEHEEATFAHNSAWLPWLSHELEQLGVRVYPSVCNFILARIPTDPSLGVQAVLDHLARRGILVKPTQDYGLADCLRITVGREDENRALVAALGEILS from the coding sequence GTGCTGTTTGCCGCTGCGCACAACGGAGCCTGCCTGATGGAGCTGCTGAGTCCCCGTCCCGGAATTGGCCAGATCAAGCCCTACCGTCCCGCAAGACCACCGGAGGACGGCGGCGCCTGGGTGGATCTGTCGCTGACGGTCAATCCGCTGGGACCCGGCAAGAAGGCGCTCACCGCCTACCGCCACATGGCGGCGCAGATCCACCGCTATCCCGACTGGTCGCAGGACCGCCTGCGCCACGCCATTGCCCGGCGCTACGATCTGGACGCCGGACACATCACCTGCGCCAACGGCTCCGACGAGATGATCCACCTCGTCACCCAGGCCTTCGCCGGGCCGGGGGACGAGGTTTTGTGCCACGAGCACGGCTACCGCGGCTTCATGAAGGCGATCCGCGCCGCCGGGGCGACGCCGGTGATCGCGGCGGAGCGCGATCTGGTCGTCGATGTCGAGGCAATGATCGACCGGGCGAACGAGAAGACGAAGCTCTGCTTCCTCGCCAACCCGAACAACCCCACCGGCACCTACATCCCGTCGGAGATGGTCCTGCGGCTGCGCGCCGGCCTGCCATCGCACACGTTGCTGGTGCTCGATTCGGCCTACGCCGACTATTGCCGCCGTGACAACTACAGCGACGGGACGGAGATCGTCGAGAACTCCGACAACGTGCTGATGGTGCGCACTTTCTCCAAGCTGCACGGGCTGGCCGGGCTGCGAGTCGGCTGGGCCTACGGCCCGGCGGGGGTGATCGAGGCGGTCAACCAGACGCGCGGCCCCTTCAACGTCGGGATCGCCGCCCAGGCCGCGGCGGAGGCCGCCGTCGGCGACACCGAGCATGAGGAGGCGACCTTCGCCCACAACAGCGCATGGCTGCCCTGGCTGAGCCATGAGCTGGAACAGCTCGGCGTGCGCGTCTATCCCAGCGTCTGCAACTTCATCCTGGCGCGCATCCCGACCGACCCGTCGCTCGGTGTCCAGGCGGTGCTGGACCATCTGGCGCGCCGCGGCATCCTGGTGAAGCCAACCCAGGACTACGGGCTGGCCGACTGCCTGCGCATCACGGTCGGGCGGGAGGACGAAAACCGGGCTCTGGTCGCCGCTCTGGGAGAGATTCTGAGCTGA
- a CDS encoding DUF6460 domain-containing protein: MVGWIIKTLLLCFVVGLVLSFLDINPASILTNSWDTIQDIARLTADLFHWALPYILIGAVIVVPLSVIGALMRWTRTRHRP; encoded by the coding sequence TTGGTCGGTTGGATCATCAAAACGCTTCTGCTGTGCTTCGTGGTCGGACTGGTCCTGTCCTTCCTGGACATCAATCCGGCGAGCATCCTGACCAACAGTTGGGACACGATCCAGGACATCGCACGGTTGACCGCGGATCTCTTCCATTGGGCGTTGCCCTACATCCTGATCGGCGCGGTGATTGTCGTGCCGCTGTCGGTCATCGGAGCGCTCATGCGCTGGACCCGCACGCGGCACCGTCCCTGA
- the metC gene encoding cystathionine beta-lyase, protein MKDARKDTILGHAGRSPRENHGIVNPPVYHCSTVLFPTLEELEASDRTPFDSINYGRVGTPTTLAFEQAVAELEGAYRAVNTGSGLNAIATALLAFTKAGDHVLITDSAYGPTRRFANDTLVPYGVEVEYFDPTIGAGITALLKPNTSVVFLESPGSLTFEVQDVPAIAAAAKTVGATVMIDNTWATPLFFQPLNHGVDVSIHSATKYIVGHADAMLGVISCANEAQWLAVKKAATRTGTCAGPDDIFLGLRGLRTLSVRLKQHEASALALAGWLSKQPEVTRVLHPAFPDCPGHALWKRDIGRSSGLFSIVMDAVPKPALSAMLNSLELFGLGYSWGGFESLILPTRPGAVRTATRWTDPGTVLRLHAGLEDVDDLIRDLDGAFTRLRAAR, encoded by the coding sequence ATGAAAGACGCACGAAAAGATACGATCCTCGGGCATGCCGGGCGCAGCCCGCGCGAGAATCACGGAATCGTGAATCCGCCGGTCTATCATTGCTCGACGGTGCTCTTCCCGACGCTGGAGGAGCTGGAGGCCAGCGACCGCACCCCCTTCGACAGCATCAACTACGGGCGCGTCGGCACGCCGACCACGCTGGCCTTCGAACAGGCGGTGGCGGAGCTTGAAGGCGCCTATCGTGCCGTCAACACGGGGTCCGGCCTGAACGCCATCGCCACGGCCCTCCTCGCCTTCACCAAGGCGGGCGACCATGTGCTGATCACCGACAGCGCCTATGGTCCGACCCGCCGATTCGCCAACGACACGCTGGTCCCTTACGGCGTGGAGGTGGAGTATTTCGACCCCACCATCGGCGCCGGCATCACCGCCCTGCTGAAGCCGAACACCAGCGTGGTCTTCCTCGAATCACCGGGCTCGCTGACCTTCGAGGTGCAGGACGTCCCGGCCATCGCCGCCGCGGCCAAGACGGTGGGCGCCACGGTGATGATCGACAACACCTGGGCCACCCCCCTCTTCTTCCAGCCGCTGAACCACGGGGTGGACGTGTCGATCCACTCGGCCACCAAATACATCGTCGGCCATGCCGACGCGATGCTCGGCGTGATCTCCTGCGCCAACGAGGCGCAGTGGCTGGCCGTCAAGAAGGCGGCCACGCGGACGGGCACCTGCGCCGGCCCAGACGACATCTTCCTGGGGTTGCGCGGCCTGCGCACCCTGTCCGTCCGTTTGAAACAGCATGAGGCAAGCGCGCTCGCCCTGGCCGGCTGGCTGTCGAAGCAGCCCGAGGTCACGCGCGTCCTGCACCCGGCCTTCCCGGACTGCCCGGGCCATGCGCTGTGGAAGCGCGACATCGGGCGCTCCTCCGGCCTCTTCTCCATCGTCATGGACGCGGTGCCGAAGCCGGCCCTGTCGGCCATGCTGAATTCCCTGGAGCTGTTCGGGCTGGGTTACAGCTGGGGCGGATTCGAGAGCCTGATCCTTCCGACGCGTCCCGGCGCCGTCCGCACCGCGACCCGTTGGACCGATCCCGGCACCGTTCTGCGCCTGCACGCCGGGCTGGAGGACGTCGACGATCTCATCCGCGACCTGGACGGCGCCTTCACCCGCCTGAGGGCCGCCCGCTAA
- the hisI gene encoding phosphoribosyl-AMP cyclohydrolase yields the protein MTDTTAPGPSIDPAFDEVIAAIAFNADGLVPAIAQAEGTGEILMMAWMNREAVLETLRTGRVCYWSRSRKGLWRKGETSGQTQRLKDFRVDCDGDTLLVIVEQDGVACHTGRRSCFYRALRDGKLEIIQDVETDPSVLYGHTHK from the coding sequence ATGACGGACACCACCGCGCCCGGCCCCTCCATCGATCCCGCATTTGACGAGGTGATTGCCGCCATCGCCTTCAACGCCGACGGGCTGGTTCCCGCCATCGCCCAGGCCGAAGGAACCGGCGAGATCCTGATGATGGCCTGGATGAACCGCGAGGCCGTGCTGGAAACGCTGAGGACGGGCCGCGTCTGCTACTGGTCGCGGTCCCGCAAGGGGTTGTGGCGAAAAGGCGAGACCTCGGGCCAGACGCAGCGGCTGAAGGATTTCCGCGTCGACTGCGACGGCGATACCCTGCTGGTGATCGTGGAGCAGGACGGCGTCGCCTGCCACACCGGGCGGCGCAGTTGCTTCTACCGCGCCCTGCGTGATGGGAAACTCGAAATTATTCAAGATGTTGAGACCGATCCCTCGGTTCTCTACGGGCACACGCATAAATAA
- a CDS encoding amino acid ABC transporter substrate-binding protein, which translates to MKSGILAAAAAAVVFGAVTGAQAGPTLDAVKGRGFVQCGVNAGLPGFGNPDSSGNWTGLDVDYCRAVAVALFNDPNKVKFTPLSAQQRFPAIQSGEVDLLSRNTTVTLTRDTSVGLNFAPVTYYDGQGFMVNKKLGVKSAKELNGATVCVQAGTTTELNLADYFRTNNMSYNPVVIESNDEVNAAYFAGRCDVLTTDASGLAGTRAGVAPVPDDHIILPEIISKEPLAPAVRHGDDQWFDVVKWTVYATIQAEEMGITSKNVDEFVNSKNPEIQRILGTSPGMGKALGLDEKWAYNIIKTMGNYGEIFERNVGMKTPLKLERGLNALWTNGGLQYAMPIR; encoded by the coding sequence ATGAAATCGGGAATCCTCGCCGCGGCTGCCGCGGCCGTGGTGTTCGGTGCCGTCACCGGCGCGCAGGCCGGTCCGACGCTGGACGCCGTCAAGGGCCGCGGCTTCGTTCAGTGCGGCGTGAACGCCGGCCTTCCGGGCTTCGGCAACCCCGACAGCTCGGGCAACTGGACCGGTCTCGATGTCGATTACTGCCGCGCGGTCGCGGTTGCGCTGTTCAACGACCCGAACAAGGTCAAGTTCACCCCGCTGTCGGCCCAGCAGCGCTTCCCCGCCATCCAGTCGGGCGAAGTCGATCTGCTGTCGCGCAACACCACCGTCACGCTGACCCGCGACACCTCGGTCGGCCTGAACTTCGCCCCGGTCACCTACTATGATGGCCAGGGCTTCATGGTGAACAAGAAGCTCGGCGTGAAGAGCGCCAAGGAGCTGAACGGCGCCACCGTCTGCGTCCAGGCCGGCACCACGACCGAACTGAACCTGGCGGATTACTTCCGCACCAACAACATGTCCTACAACCCGGTCGTTATCGAGTCGAACGACGAGGTGAACGCCGCCTACTTCGCCGGCCGCTGCGACGTGCTGACGACGGACGCCTCCGGCCTGGCCGGCACCCGCGCCGGCGTGGCCCCGGTTCCGGACGACCACATCATCCTCCCGGAGATCATCTCCAAAGAACCGCTGGCCCCCGCCGTCCGCCACGGTGACGACCAGTGGTTCGATGTGGTGAAGTGGACCGTCTACGCCACCATCCAGGCCGAAGAGATGGGCATCACGTCCAAGAACGTCGATGAGTTCGTGAACAGCAAGAACCCGGAGATCCAGCGCATCCTCGGCACCTCGCCGGGCATGGGCAAGGCGCTGGGCCTTGACGAGAAGTGGGCCTACAACATCATCAAGACCATGGGCAACTATGGTGAGATCTTCGAGCGCAACGTCGGCATGAAGACCCCGCTGAAGCTGGAGCGCGGCCTGAACGCGCTGTGGACCAACGGCGGTCTGCAGTACGCGATGCCGATCCGCTGA
- a CDS encoding amino acid ABC transporter permease has protein sequence MTDNVHTGNVPTGSIPDERPPSSTVGPVAWLRNNLFNTWYNALLTILIAWLFFKAIPPLLDWLIFNANSFGTPPHVCRQEGGACWTFVSEKLRFVMFGTFPYDEQWRPLITIVIIIALVLASCDRRFWKPWLALVWIAGLTAVGVLMWGGVLGLTYVENTLWGGLPLTLMLSVVGLSVAFPVSVLLALGRRSQLPAIRVISVTYIELIRGVPLISLLFMASVMFPLFLPTGVNFDKLLRAQIAFIMFAAAYMAEAIRGGLQAIPKGQYEAADALGLNYWQAMGKIILPQALAISIPPLVNTFISFFKDTSLVIIIGLYDLLGTAKAALSDPAWRGFYREAYLFIGVIYWVFCFSMSKYSQKLERDLRRGHRR, from the coding sequence ATGACAGACAACGTCCATACCGGCAACGTCCCCACCGGAAGCATTCCCGACGAACGCCCGCCGTCCAGCACCGTCGGTCCCGTGGCGTGGCTGCGCAACAACCTGTTCAACACCTGGTACAACGCGCTCCTGACGATCCTGATCGCCTGGCTTTTCTTCAAGGCGATCCCGCCGCTTCTCGACTGGCTGATCTTCAACGCCAACAGCTTCGGCACGCCGCCCCATGTGTGCCGGCAGGAGGGCGGCGCCTGCTGGACCTTCGTTAGCGAGAAGCTGCGCTTCGTCATGTTCGGCACCTTCCCGTACGACGAGCAGTGGCGGCCGCTGATCACCATCGTGATCATCATCGCGCTGGTCCTGGCGAGCTGCGACCGGCGCTTCTGGAAGCCCTGGCTGGCCCTCGTCTGGATCGCCGGCCTGACCGCGGTGGGCGTGCTGATGTGGGGCGGCGTGCTCGGCCTGACCTACGTCGAGAACACGCTGTGGGGCGGCCTGCCGCTGACGCTGATGCTCTCGGTGGTCGGCCTGTCGGTGGCCTTTCCGGTGTCGGTCCTGCTGGCTCTTGGCCGGCGGTCGCAGCTTCCGGCCATCCGCGTGATTTCGGTGACCTACATCGAGCTGATCCGCGGCGTGCCGCTGATCAGCCTGCTGTTCATGGCCTCGGTGATGTTCCCGTTGTTCCTGCCGACCGGCGTGAACTTCGACAAGCTGCTGCGCGCTCAGATCGCCTTCATCATGTTCGCCGCCGCCTACATGGCGGAAGCGATCCGCGGCGGCCTCCAGGCCATCCCGAAGGGCCAGTACGAGGCGGCAGACGCTCTCGGCCTGAACTACTGGCAGGCGATGGGCAAGATCATCCTGCCGCAGGCGCTCGCCATCTCCATCCCGCCGCTGGTGAACACCTTCATCAGCTTCTTCAAGGACACGTCGCTGGTCATCATCATCGGCCTCTACGACCTGCTGGGCACGGCCAAGGCGGCGCTGTCCGACCCGGCCTGGCGCGGCTTCTACCGCGAGGCCTACCTGTTCATCGGCGTGATCTACTGGGTGTTCTGCTTCTCGATGTCCAAATACAGCCAAAAGCTCGAACGCGACCTGCGTCGCGGTCACCGTCGCTGA
- a CDS encoding amino acid ABC transporter permease — protein MASETRDTARPSAPGGVSFSLSDPTVRAVFYQVLVVGIVIAVGWFLIHNTLDNLSKRSIATGFGFLEREASFGIGESLIDYHPRDSYGRAFLVGVLNTLKVSIIGVVLATVLGTLIGVARLSSNWLIAKIASAYVEIVRNIPPLLQLFFWYALVSESMPPVRQALNPIPGVFLSQRGLFVPVPSADPVWGTMGFALAIAVIAVIFLRRWAKSRQERTGQPFPIGSASLGLLIGLPLIAYIAGGAPTALDVPKLQGFNFVGGVVITPEFFAILVGLVVYTAAFIAEVVRSGILAVNWGQTEASRALGLDSGKTLRLVVLPQALRVIVPPLTSQYLNLTKNSSLALAIGYPDLVSIANTTLNQTGQAIEGVAMIMGTYLVISLGISIFMNWYNKRIALVER, from the coding sequence GTGGCCAGCGAGACCCGGGACACCGCGCGCCCAAGCGCGCCTGGCGGTGTTTCATTTTCCCTCAGCGACCCGACGGTCCGTGCCGTGTTCTACCAGGTTCTGGTGGTCGGCATCGTCATCGCGGTCGGCTGGTTCCTTATTCACAACACGCTCGACAACCTGTCGAAGCGGTCCATCGCGACGGGGTTCGGATTCCTGGAGCGCGAGGCCTCCTTCGGCATCGGTGAGAGCCTGATCGACTACCATCCGCGGGACAGCTACGGCCGGGCCTTCCTGGTCGGCGTGCTGAACACGCTGAAGGTGTCGATCATCGGCGTCGTCCTGGCCACCGTGCTGGGCACGCTGATCGGCGTGGCCCGCCTGTCGAGCAACTGGCTGATCGCCAAGATCGCCTCCGCCTATGTGGAGATCGTCCGCAACATCCCGCCGCTGCTCCAGCTCTTCTTCTGGTACGCGCTGGTGTCGGAGAGCATGCCGCCGGTGCGGCAGGCGCTGAACCCGATTCCCGGCGTGTTCCTGTCGCAGCGCGGCCTGTTCGTGCCGGTGCCCTCCGCCGACCCGGTGTGGGGCACGATGGGCTTCGCGCTCGCCATCGCGGTGATCGCGGTCATCTTCCTGCGGCGCTGGGCCAAGTCCCGGCAGGAACGGACCGGCCAGCCCTTTCCGATCGGATCGGCGAGCCTGGGCCTGCTGATCGGCCTGCCGCTGATCGCCTACATCGCCGGCGGCGCGCCGACGGCGCTGGACGTGCCGAAGCTTCAGGGCTTCAATTTCGTCGGCGGCGTGGTCATCACCCCGGAATTCTTCGCGATCCTGGTCGGTCTGGTCGTCTACACCGCCGCCTTCATCGCCGAGGTGGTGCGCAGCGGCATCCTGGCGGTCAACTGGGGCCAGACGGAGGCTTCGCGGGCGCTCGGCCTCGACAGCGGCAAGACGCTGCGGCTCGTCGTCCTGCCGCAGGCCCTGCGGGTGATCGTGCCGCCGCTGACCAGCCAGTATCTGAACCTGACCAAGAACAGCTCCCTGGCGCTCGCCATCGGGTACCCGGATCTGGTGTCGATCGCCAACACGACGCTGAACCAGACCGGTCAGGCGATCGAGGGCGTGGCGATGATCATGGGCACCTATCTGGTCATCAGCCTGGGCATCTCGATCTTCATGAACTGGTACAACAAGCGCATCGCGCTGGTGGAGCGCTGA
- a CDS encoding glycosyltransferase, which produces MNSPSMPPPRLAVFASGLDDSPAGRAVVGIAHALQRRGCGLDVIAPMGGGPLRAALHPGIGQIDLAKRHTGTSVLALARIVAERRPAGLIGVGTDAGTVALAAAWLARQGTPAAVLETVPEDAAHPGDGLRRTLRGWLHPRAAAVVNGATTDPDAAARLFLTAFGLPDGRP; this is translated from the coding sequence ATGAACAGCCCTTCCATGCCCCCTCCCCGTCTTGCCGTTTTCGCTTCCGGGCTGGACGACTCCCCGGCCGGACGCGCCGTCGTGGGCATCGCCCATGCCCTGCAGCGGCGGGGCTGCGGGCTCGACGTCATCGCCCCGATGGGAGGCGGGCCGCTGCGGGCGGCGCTGCACCCCGGCATCGGCCAGATCGACCTCGCCAAGCGGCACACGGGCACCTCCGTCCTCGCCCTCGCTCGGATCGTCGCGGAGCGCCGACCGGCCGGGCTGATCGGGGTGGGAACCGACGCCGGGACCGTCGCCCTGGCCGCCGCTTGGCTGGCGCGGCAGGGGACGCCGGCCGCGGTGCTGGAGACGGTGCCGGAGGACGCGGCGCATCCCGGCGACGGGTTGCGGCGCACCCTGCGGGGATGGCTGCACCCGCGCGCCGCCGCTGTGGTGAACGGTGCGACCACGGATCCCGACGCAGCCGCCCGGCTCTTCCTGACCGCCTTCGGGCTCCCCGACGGGCGCCCTTAA
- a CDS encoding DUF1194 domain-containing protein, with protein MDGAWRLAGVAAAILVTGGLGAPVLADTPVDLELVLAVDVSGSVDAEEGRLQREGYVAALTDPKVQAAIRGGPFGRIAVTYVEWAGDSFQRITVPWTLLSDTGSVEAFASSIAESPTLSAQWTSISAAIDFSARLFSDNGFEGTRRVIDVSGDGVNNRGRPVQWARDEAVAAGITINGLPILNDRPNPWGGAAPTNLDGYYEEHVIGGPGAFLVPAVSFEAFADAILSKLLLEISGLPPDPDAHARTGLASR; from the coding sequence ATGGACGGTGCGTGGCGTCTGGCGGGGGTGGCCGCCGCGATTCTCGTGACCGGCGGGCTGGGGGCTCCGGTCCTGGCCGACACGCCGGTCGATCTGGAACTGGTGCTGGCCGTCGACGTGTCCGGCAGCGTGGACGCGGAGGAGGGCCGCCTCCAGCGCGAGGGCTACGTCGCCGCCCTCACCGATCCGAAGGTCCAGGCGGCCATCCGCGGCGGCCCCTTTGGGCGCATCGCCGTCACCTACGTCGAATGGGCCGGCGACAGCTTCCAGCGCATCACCGTTCCCTGGACCCTGCTGAGCGACACGGGCAGCGTCGAGGCCTTCGCCTCCTCCATCGCCGAATCGCCCACGCTGAGCGCGCAATGGACCTCGATCAGCGCGGCCATCGACTTCAGCGCCCGTCTGTTCAGCGACAACGGCTTCGAGGGGACGCGGCGGGTGATCGACGTGTCGGGCGACGGGGTCAACAACCGCGGCCGTCCGGTGCAATGGGCGCGCGACGAGGCGGTGGCCGCGGGGATCACCATCAACGGCCTGCCGATCCTGAACGACCGGCCCAACCCCTGGGGCGGGGCGGCGCCGACGAACCTTGACGGCTATTACGAGGAGCACGTGATCGGCGGGCCCGGCGCATTCCTGGTCCCCGCGGTCAGCTTCGAAGCCTTCGCCGACGCCATCCTGAGCAAGCTGCTTCTGGAAATCTCCGGACTTCCTCCCGACCCCGACGCGCACGCACGCACGGGCCTCGCCAGCCGCTAG
- a CDS encoding ETC complex I subunit has translation MKVRIYQPSKAATQSGRAKTHRWLLEYEIETPRRPEPLMGWISSGDTLNQVRIGFETSEEAVAFAQRKGWDYTVQDAPVRRVRPRNYADNFRMDRPRF, from the coding sequence ATGAAGGTCCGGATCTACCAGCCGAGCAAAGCGGCCACTCAGTCCGGGCGTGCCAAGACGCATCGTTGGCTGCTCGAATACGAGATCGAGACCCCGCGCCGTCCGGAGCCGCTGATGGGCTGGATCAGCTCCGGCGATACGCTGAACCAGGTGCGCATCGGTTTCGAGACGTCGGAGGAGGCCGTCGCCTTCGCCCAGCGCAAGGGGTGGGACTACACGGTCCAGGACGCTCCGGTGCGCCGCGTCCGCCCGCGCAACTACGCCGACAACTTCCGCATGGACCGTCCGCGCTTCTGA